The genomic window CCACCACCTTATTTTAAGAGTGAAAGAACTGTTTGACAAGCTTTATAACCGGAGAATGCTGATTCGCCTGGCAGGCGTACGGTTTAGTCACCTGGTGGGCGGTGGTTACCAGATTAACCTGTGGGAAGATTCCGAAGAGATGATACAACTCTACCAGGCCATGGATAAAATACGCAAAAGATATGGTGATAATGCCGTACAGCGCGCGGCAGGGCTTGGATTTCATTTACGTGATTTTAACCCATTTAATGGAATACGTAAGAGTGTGGCGGAAGGCGAGAATAAGAAGGGATAGAGATGGCCTGAATTTTAAAAAATCTTATTATGTTTTGTTAACAGCTATTACTTCTACTGCAAAAGATTATTTCGGTAAGTTTGACAATATATCCTTTACCAAATGCTGATAGCAAAAAAAAATCAGGGTATAGCCGCTTCTGATATTAGCTGATTTAAAAACACATCCACCGGCATTTGGCCCTTATCTCCCTCACCATGCTTTCTTACACTCATTTTTTCTTCCTGCTCTTCTTTGTCACCAATTATCAGCATGTAGGGAATCTTCTTCATTTCTGCATCTCTGATCTTTTTTCCAATCTTTTCTGCGCGTTCATCGAGTTCCGCCCGCAGGTTATGCTTACGTAAAAGGTCTAATAATTTTTTACCATACATTGTATGCCGGTCGCTAATGGGCAAAATAGCTACCTGCCTGGGCGCCAGCCATACCGGAAAGTTGCCTGCATAATGCTCAATTAAAAATCCGATGAAGCGCTCATGTGTTCCCAAAGGTGCCCGGTGAATAACGATTGGCGTTTCGGATTCGTTGTTCTTATTCTGAAAAGACAGATCGAAACGTAATGGTTGTGCGAAATCAACCTGGTTTGTTGCTAAAGTAAATTCTCTTCCAATAACACTCCAGACCTGAACGTCTATTTTAGGTCCGTAGAATGCAGCTTCATCAGCTACTTCTACATGGGGAATATTTGATTCAATTAATACTTTGCGAACCATATCCTCAGTCTTCTTCCATAATTCGGGCATGTCCAGATATTTCTTACCCAGCCGTGCAGGATTATGGGTGGAAAAACGCATTTGGTATTTTTCAATCCCGAAAATTTTAAAATACTTCAGGTACATCTCATTTACTGCCTTAAACTCACTTTCAAACTGCTCTTCGGAGCAATAAATATGGCCATCATTTATCTGGAGGCAACGTACGCGCATAAGTCCAAAGAGCTCGCCCGACTGTTCATAGCGGTAGCACATTCCATATTCCGCCAGCCGAAGCGGAAGGTCTTTATAACTACGGGGGGAAGCAGCATAAATTTTATGGTGATGAGGGCAATTCATAGCTTTCAGGTAATACTTAATTCCTTCAAGTTCCATTGGCGGGTACATGGAATCGGCATAGTAAGGCAAGTGCCCGCTCTTTAAATACAGGGATTCTTTTGCAATGTGAGGAGTTTTTACACGGGCATAGCCCCCCTCAGCTTCAGTCTTTTTTGCGAGTGCCTCCAGTTGCTCAATCAAAATGCCACCATTAGGCAGCCACAATGGAAGTCCCGGTCCTACATCATCATCAAAAATGAAGATTTCCAGATCCTTGCCTATTTTCCGGTGATCACGCTTCCTGGCTTCTTCAAGCGCCGTTACATAATCATCAAGCTCTTTTTGTTTTGGAAAAGTGATACCATAGATGCGGGTGAGCTGCTTGTTCTTCTCATCACCCTTCCAGTAAGCTCCTGCTATATTTGTGAGCAATATTGCTTTTATAAAGCTTGTATTGGGAATATGAGGCCCTCTGCACAAATCAATAAAATTTCCCTGCTGATAAAAAGTGATCTCGCCGTCATTCAGCTCATAAATGGTTTGCACTTTATACTCATCTCCTTTTTCCTGAAAATATTTTAATGCTTCTTCTTTTGAAACTTCCCTGCGGATATAATGATTATTTTTTGCCGCGAGCTCTTTCATTTTTTGTTCTATCTTCCTTAAATCTTCAGGCTTTATTTCTCTTCCTCCTAAATCAATATCATAATAAAATCCATTTTCAACGGGTGGGCCATATCCGAACTTTATCCCGGGAAAGTAAAATTCCAATGCCTCCGCCATCAGATGTGCAGAGGAATGCCAGAAAGTGGCTTTTCCTTCTGAATCATCCCAGGTCAGCAACTTTAAAGTCGAATCCTGGTTAATAGGTCTTGTTGCATCCTGCACTTTGTCATCCACCTTTGACACTACTATTTTTCTGGCTAATCCTTCGCTAATAGACTTTGCTATATCAAGTGAAGTGATTCCTTGTTCATATTCCCTGATTGTACCGTCGGGAAATGTAATCTTAATCATGTTGACAGATTAAATATTTACCTGGTTATATTATTTAATTCTTTTTGGGCAGGCTCATATTCTGGTTTCAGGGTTATTGCCTGACGGAAATCATCGATGGCATCCTCTTTCCTGCCTTTTTGTAATGAACACAAACCTCTGTAATAGTAGGCTTCAGCATACGCCGGCGAAACCTTTATTGCAAGGTCGAACATGCGGTATGCCTTATCTATTGAATCCTGATTTAT from Chitinophagales bacterium includes these protein-coding regions:
- the thrS gene encoding threonine--tRNA ligase: MIKITFPDGTIREYEQGITSLDIAKSISEGLARKIVVSKVDDKVQDATRPINQDSTLKLLTWDDSEGKATFWHSSAHLMAEALEFYFPGIKFGYGPPVENGFYYDIDLGGREIKPEDLRKIEQKMKELAAKNNHYIRREVSKEEALKYFQEKGDEYKVQTIYELNDGEITFYQQGNFIDLCRGPHIPNTSFIKAILLTNIAGAYWKGDEKNKQLTRIYGITFPKQKELDDYVTALEEARKRDHRKIGKDLEIFIFDDDVGPGLPLWLPNGGILIEQLEALAKKTEAEGGYARVKTPHIAKESLYLKSGHLPYYADSMYPPMELEGIKYYLKAMNCPHHHKIYAASPRSYKDLPLRLAEYGMCYRYEQSGELFGLMRVRCLQINDGHIYCSEEQFESEFKAVNEMYLKYFKIFGIEKYQMRFSTHNPARLGKKYLDMPELWKKTEDMVRKVLIESNIPHVEVADEAAFYGPKIDVQVWSVIGREFTLATNQVDFAQPLRFDLSFQNKNNESETPIVIHRAPLGTHERFIGFLIEHYAGNFPVWLAPRQVAILPISDRHTMYGKKLLDLLRKHNLRAELDERAEKIGKKIRDAEMKKIPYMLIIGDKEEQEEKMSVRKHGEGDKGQMPVDVFLNQLISEAAIP